Proteins found in one Microbacterium sp. LWS13-1.2 genomic segment:
- a CDS encoding DUF1801 domain-containing protein, translated as MGTVDELLAGLDPADRPSVERIYAIAREEAPDAEQGLGYGMPALVYRGKPLVSVMRAKKHIGVYPFSPAAVSAVADALGGHPGIGLDKGTIRYQPEHPLPDDVVRRLVNARKEQIEG; from the coding sequence ATGGGAACCGTCGACGAACTCCTGGCCGGCCTTGATCCCGCCGATCGCCCATCGGTCGAGCGCATCTATGCGATCGCTCGCGAGGAGGCTCCCGACGCCGAGCAGGGCCTCGGCTACGGCATGCCGGCGCTCGTGTATCGCGGCAAGCCGCTCGTGTCGGTGATGCGGGCGAAGAAGCACATCGGCGTCTACCCGTTCAGCCCGGCAGCGGTCTCGGCGGTGGCAGATGCTCTGGGCGGCCATCCGGGCATCGGCCTGGACAAGGGGACGATCCGCTACCAGCCCGAGCATCCGCTGCCCGATGACGTCGTGCGCAGGCTGGTGAACGCGCGCAAGGAGCAGATCGAGGGCTGA
- the nusG gene encoding transcription termination/antitermination protein NusG yields MTERYVDDADWATAAEQSSEDDEAQEGNVLAEEERSVEAAEHVAIHIVDDGDGDDDADLDDIDIDDPEADAIVNDALNLDETAETEAAAEVINDSLAEEVAERAAEAADEVTPYDGPDVNGDEDEPELDEDFVAEVDAAAGVVDEVEASVSPADAAEAPASADDEDSDDEFADDEIADSDAEDGEDEDEDPYEAFRAELRTLPGKWYVIHSYAGFERKVKANIEQRKSTLEVEDDIYQIEVPMEDVVEIKNGQRKMVTRVRIPGYVLVRMDLNEDTWSVVRHTPGVTGFVGNAHNPTPLRFEEAFNMLKSLVEVKEVAGAKGGPAKKGAAAAARVIPAEVDFEVGETITIKEGSFAGLPGTISEIKPESGKLTVLVSLFERETPVELSFDQVTKL; encoded by the coding sequence GTGACTGAAAGATATGTCGACGACGCCGACTGGGCGACCGCCGCTGAGCAGTCCTCGGAGGACGACGAAGCCCAGGAGGGCAACGTCCTCGCCGAGGAGGAGCGCTCGGTCGAAGCAGCCGAGCACGTCGCGATCCACATCGTCGACGACGGTGATGGCGACGACGACGCCGACCTGGACGACATCGACATCGACGACCCGGAGGCGGACGCGATCGTGAACGACGCTCTCAATCTTGACGAGACGGCAGAGACCGAAGCAGCAGCCGAGGTGATCAACGACTCCCTCGCGGAAGAGGTCGCCGAGCGTGCGGCCGAGGCCGCCGACGAGGTGACCCCGTACGACGGTCCCGACGTGAACGGCGACGAGGACGAACCCGAGCTCGACGAGGACTTCGTCGCAGAGGTGGATGCCGCAGCCGGCGTCGTGGACGAGGTCGAGGCATCGGTCTCCCCGGCCGACGCCGCAGAGGCTCCTGCGTCCGCTGACGACGAGGACTCGGACGACGAGTTCGCCGACGACGAGATCGCCGACAGCGACGCCGAGGACGGCGAGGACGAGGACGAGGACCCGTACGAGGCGTTCCGTGCAGAGCTGCGCACGCTCCCGGGCAAGTGGTACGTCATCCACTCCTACGCCGGCTTCGAGCGCAAGGTGAAGGCCAATATCGAGCAGCGCAAGTCGACGCTCGAGGTCGAGGACGACATTTACCAGATCGAGGTCCCGATGGAGGACGTCGTCGAGATCAAGAACGGTCAGCGCAAGATGGTCACGCGCGTCCGGATCCCCGGCTACGTGCTCGTACGCATGGACCTGAACGAAGACACGTGGTCGGTCGTGCGTCACACGCCCGGCGTCACCGGCTTCGTAGGCAACGCCCACAACCCGACTCCGCTGCGCTTCGAAGAGGCCTTCAACATGCTGAAGAGCCTCGTCGAGGTCAAGGAGGTCGCCGGAGCCAAGGGCGGTCCGGCCAAGAAGGGCGCCGCCGCCGCGGCCCGAGTCATCCCCGCCGAGGTCGACTTCGAGGTGGGCGAGACCATCACGATCAAGGAGGGCTCGTTCGCGGGCCTGCCCGGCACGATCAGCGAGATCAAGCCCGAGAGCGGCAAGCTCACGGTCCTCGTCTCGCTCTTCGAGCGCGAGACCCCGGTTGAGCTCAGCTTCGACCAGGTCACCAAGCTTTGA
- a CDS encoding pyridoxamine 5'-phosphate oxidase family protein — protein MAETSDPVVALSDEQCWERLRGQELGRLVTHVGEVLDIFPVNYVVDGESVLFRTAQGSKLFELTVNDEVLFEVDDHTETDAWSVILRGRAHPLDSSAEVERADGLGLKPWIPTLKYTYVRVEPTSLSGRAFERGPEPDRYGVQQY, from the coding sequence ATGGCAGAGACATCGGACCCCGTCGTCGCCCTTTCCGATGAGCAGTGCTGGGAACGCCTGCGCGGGCAGGAGCTCGGCCGCCTCGTGACGCATGTCGGCGAGGTGCTCGACATCTTTCCCGTGAACTACGTCGTCGACGGCGAGAGCGTGCTGTTCCGCACCGCGCAGGGCAGCAAGCTGTTCGAGCTGACCGTCAACGACGAGGTGCTCTTCGAGGTAGACGACCACACCGAGACCGACGCGTGGAGCGTGATCCTCCGCGGACGCGCCCATCCGCTGGACAGCTCCGCCGAAGTGGAGCGGGCCGACGGGCTCGGCCTGAAGCCCTGGATCCCGACCCTCAAGTACACCTATGTGCGCGTCGAGCCGACCTCGCTGTCGGGCCGGGCGTTCGAACGGGGACCCGAGCCGGACCGCTACGGCGTACAGCAGTACTGA
- a CDS encoding LysR family transcriptional regulator ArgP: MRIPFELAETLAVVVDEGTLDAAARRLHVTPSAVSQRVKALEEQLGRLVLVRSKPVRATEAGAAVIRLARQMALLEHDALADLGAEDDETALTTVPLAVNADSLATWFLGPLARLAERHPVVFDLHRDDQDFTAGLLESGTVMGAVTSRAAPVAGCRSSPLGAMRYEAVATPAYAERWLEGDRRTALASAPLVDFDRRDDLQNEWLAQQGVDPAHPPRHYVPASNDFATAVRLGLGWAMLPRFQSHDALDRGELVLLGGPPVDVALHWQQWNLRSPLLDAIADAVVAEGRRVLAPA; encoded by the coding sequence ATGCGCATCCCCTTCGAGTTGGCCGAGACCCTCGCCGTCGTCGTCGACGAAGGCACCCTCGACGCGGCCGCCCGCCGCCTCCACGTCACGCCGTCGGCGGTCAGCCAGCGCGTCAAGGCACTCGAGGAGCAGCTCGGACGCCTGGTGCTGGTGCGCTCCAAGCCGGTGCGAGCGACGGAGGCCGGAGCGGCGGTCATCCGGCTGGCGCGACAGATGGCCCTGCTCGAGCACGACGCGCTCGCCGACCTCGGCGCCGAGGACGACGAGACCGCACTCACGACCGTGCCGCTCGCGGTCAATGCCGACTCGCTGGCGACGTGGTTCCTCGGGCCGCTCGCGCGGCTGGCGGAGCGGCATCCCGTCGTCTTCGATCTGCACCGCGACGACCAGGACTTCACCGCCGGACTGCTCGAATCGGGAACCGTGATGGGAGCGGTGACCTCTCGGGCCGCGCCCGTTGCGGGATGCCGCTCCTCGCCGCTCGGCGCGATGCGCTACGAGGCCGTCGCCACCCCCGCCTACGCCGAACGGTGGCTCGAAGGGGACCGCCGCACCGCGCTCGCGAGCGCCCCGCTCGTAGACTTCGACCGGCGCGACGACCTGCAGAACGAGTGGCTCGCACAGCAGGGCGTGGATCCTGCGCACCCGCCGCGACACTACGTGCCGGCCTCCAACGACTTCGCGACGGCCGTGCGGCTCGGACTCGGCTGGGCCATGCTGCCGCGCTTCCAGTCCCACGACGCGCTCGACCGGGGCGAGCTCGTGCTCCTCGGCGGCCCACCCGTGGACGTCGCGCTGCACTGGCAGCAGTGGAACCTGCGCTCTCCGCTCCTCGACGCGATCGCGGACGCCGTCGTCGCCGAGGGCCGCCGTGTTCTCGCGCCCGCATGA
- a CDS encoding NAD-dependent succinate-semialdehyde dehydrogenase codes for MTDYAVVNPATGETLATYPTITDEALEAAIAGADAAYRTWRDQPVAERAAGIRKVAELHRERRDDLAAIIVREMGKPLEAALGEVDFAADITEYYADHAEKITGDQPIDIDGEGTAVIRRTPLGVLLGIMPWNFPYYQVARFAAPNIVVGNTILLKHAPQCPESAAAIAAIYADAGLEGVYTNIYATNDQAATVIADRRVQGVSVTGSERAGAAVAEIAGRNLKKVALELGGSDPFILLSTDDLDGAVEAAVAARLDNTGQSCNAAKRFIVVDGLYDAFLERFTAAMSGAKVGDPFADDTVLGPLSSLTAAERLAEQVDRAVAQGATLVTGGTRDGAFYPGTVLADVTRDMDAYREEFFGPVGVVYKVADEDAAVALANDTSYGLGSYVFTTDEEQAKRVADRIDAGMVYVNVVLADEPGLPFGGVKRSGTSREMGLLAADEFVNKKLIRVGA; via the coding sequence ATGACCGACTACGCCGTCGTGAACCCGGCCACGGGGGAGACCCTGGCCACGTATCCGACCATCACCGACGAAGCCCTCGAGGCCGCCATCGCGGGAGCGGATGCCGCCTACCGCACGTGGCGCGATCAGCCCGTCGCCGAGCGCGCGGCCGGCATCCGCAAGGTCGCCGAGCTGCATCGAGAGCGCCGCGACGACCTCGCCGCGATCATCGTGCGCGAGATGGGCAAGCCGCTGGAGGCCGCGCTCGGCGAGGTCGACTTCGCCGCCGACATCACCGAGTACTACGCCGACCACGCGGAGAAGATCACCGGCGACCAGCCCATCGACATCGACGGCGAGGGCACCGCGGTCATCCGCCGCACGCCCCTCGGCGTGCTGTTGGGCATCATGCCGTGGAACTTCCCGTACTACCAGGTCGCCCGCTTCGCGGCGCCCAACATCGTGGTGGGCAACACGATCCTCCTCAAGCACGCGCCGCAGTGCCCCGAGTCGGCCGCCGCGATCGCAGCGATCTACGCCGACGCCGGGCTCGAGGGCGTGTACACGAACATCTACGCGACCAACGACCAGGCGGCCACCGTGATCGCCGACCGCCGCGTGCAGGGCGTCTCGGTCACCGGCTCCGAGCGCGCCGGAGCCGCCGTCGCCGAGATCGCGGGGCGAAACCTCAAGAAGGTCGCGCTCGAGCTCGGCGGGTCGGACCCGTTCATCCTTCTCTCGACCGACGACCTCGACGGCGCCGTGGAGGCCGCGGTCGCCGCGCGCCTCGACAACACCGGCCAGTCGTGCAACGCGGCCAAGCGCTTCATCGTGGTCGACGGCCTGTACGACGCGTTCCTCGAGAGGTTCACCGCCGCGATGTCGGGTGCGAAGGTCGGCGACCCGTTCGCGGACGACACCGTACTCGGCCCGCTGTCGTCGCTCACGGCGGCGGAGCGGCTGGCCGAGCAGGTCGACAGGGCCGTCGCCCAGGGGGCGACCCTCGTCACCGGTGGCACCCGTGACGGCGCGTTCTACCCGGGCACGGTCCTCGCGGACGTGACCCGCGACATGGACGCCTACCGCGAGGAGTTCTTCGGCCCCGTCGGCGTCGTCTACAAGGTCGCCGACGAGGACGCCGCCGTGGCGCTCGCGAACGACACCAGCTACGGCCTCGGCTCGTACGTCTTCACGACGGACGAGGAGCAGGCGAAGCGGGTCGCCGACAGGATCGACGCCGGCATGGTCTATGTCAACGTCGTGCTCGCCGACGAGCCGGGCCTGCCGTTCGGCGGCGTGAAGCGCTCCGGCACCTCGCGCGAGATGGGTCTCCTCGCGGCCGACGAGTTCGTCAACAAGAAGTTGATCCGCGTCGGCGCCTGA
- a CDS encoding acylphosphatase, with product MRRVHVTVRGDVQGVGYRYTLRMVAREAGAAGWVRNRRDGSVEAELEGTPGQVDEVLAWMAEGPPGSRVEGATVTDAEATGERGFEVLPTR from the coding sequence ATGAGACGCGTGCACGTGACCGTCCGCGGCGACGTCCAGGGCGTGGGCTATCGGTACACGCTGCGCATGGTCGCACGCGAGGCGGGTGCGGCCGGGTGGGTGCGCAATCGCCGCGACGGCTCGGTCGAGGCCGAACTCGAGGGCACGCCCGGGCAGGTCGACGAGGTGCTCGCATGGATGGCCGAAGGCCCGCCGGGCTCCCGCGTCGAGGGCGCGACCGTGACGGATGCCGAGGCCACCGGCGAGCGCGGCTTCGAGGTGCTGCCGACGCGGTGA
- a CDS encoding universal stress protein, with protein sequence MSPRIVVGYTATDAGADAVAVGTRLAGAMHAALDLVLVLPAEDRSVITPPDAGYDRYLVTQAEAWLAEASASIPGDVGHAAHVRFGDSFAEGLIAAAHELAASHIVVGAANGGLRGRHRLGTVASELLHSSDVPVVLAPEGSRHLEVTGVSRITAAIGTRPGASALLEESVALAVATGAGLRLLSLVSVDLPATVDTGVIRIAGAAHADDVLGKALEVLPDGVEADVVVARGDSIEDAVAHLAWQPSELAVVGSSRLAQPRRLFLGSTAAKMLHELPVPMVVVPRTRGQDG encoded by the coding sequence ATGAGTCCGCGGATCGTCGTCGGCTATACGGCGACGGATGCCGGAGCCGACGCGGTCGCCGTGGGCACGCGTCTGGCCGGCGCCATGCACGCGGCCCTCGACCTGGTGCTGGTGCTCCCGGCCGAGGACCGCAGCGTCATCACGCCGCCCGACGCCGGCTACGACCGCTACCTCGTGACGCAGGCCGAGGCGTGGCTCGCCGAGGCGTCGGCCTCGATCCCGGGGGACGTGGGCCATGCCGCGCATGTGCGCTTCGGCGACTCGTTCGCCGAGGGTCTGATCGCCGCAGCCCACGAGCTCGCGGCATCCCACATCGTGGTCGGCGCCGCCAACGGCGGACTGCGCGGACGCCACCGCCTCGGCACCGTGGCGAGCGAACTTCTGCACTCGTCTGACGTTCCCGTGGTGCTGGCACCTGAGGGGTCGCGCCACCTGGAGGTGACCGGCGTGAGCCGCATCACGGCGGCGATCGGCACGCGCCCGGGCGCCAGTGCGCTGCTCGAGGAGAGCGTGGCCCTCGCGGTCGCCACCGGCGCGGGCCTGCGCCTGCTGTCGCTCGTGTCCGTGGACCTCCCGGCCACCGTCGACACCGGCGTCATCCGCATCGCGGGCGCCGCTCACGCCGACGATGTGCTCGGCAAGGCGCTCGAGGTCCTCCCCGACGGCGTCGAGGCCGACGTCGTCGTGGCACGCGGCGACAGCATCGAAGACGCCGTCGCCCACCTCGCCTGGCAGCCGAGCGAGCTGGCGGTCGTCGGCTCCAGCCGGCTCGCACAGCCCCGCCGCCTGTTCCTCGGCTCGACCGCAGCGAAGATGCTGCACGAGCTTCCCGTACCGATGGTCGTCGTGCCCCGCACGCGCGGCCAGGACGGCTGA
- a CDS encoding APC family permease, translated as MSAPQHSGGAAPLAPSSGAHAGELSQKGLSAGAVGVLGAVVIGVSTIAPAYTLTASLGPTVAVVGTQVPAIILVGFIPMLLTAFGYRELNRAMPDSGTSFTWGVRAFGPWIGWMTGWGLIAATVIVLSNLAGIAVEFLFLLISQLTGNPDIAELAFNPFINVIVCLLFMLGATLISYRDMQTTQKFQYILVSFQVVVLLLFAVVAIIKAVSGDAPDPTAFSWSWFNPFEVPTFSAFAAGLSLSIFIFWGWDVVLTMNEETKNPAKTPGRAAMLTVVIVVSLYLLLSIGLIMFAGVGTGALGLANEDISANVFFALSDPILGPLAFLVSLAVLSSSAASLQSTAVGPARTLLAMGHYGALPKKFARVSPRFFTPGYATVVSAIVASVFYAVMRVVSENVLTDTILSLGMMICFYYGLTAFACVWYFRKQWFDSVRSFFFTFLFPLVGGAILAVLFVTTLVDSMDPAYGSGSSIFGLGLVFVLGVTVILVGVVIMIWQAIKRPAFFRGETLGIDAPESLRRARN; from the coding sequence ATGAGCGCTCCACAGCACTCCGGCGGCGCCGCACCGCTGGCCCCGTCTTCCGGCGCACACGCTGGCGAGCTCTCCCAGAAGGGGCTCAGCGCCGGCGCGGTGGGCGTCCTCGGCGCCGTCGTCATCGGCGTCTCGACCATCGCCCCCGCCTACACGCTCACCGCGTCTCTCGGGCCCACGGTCGCCGTGGTCGGCACGCAGGTGCCCGCGATCATCCTCGTCGGATTCATCCCGATGCTCCTGACCGCGTTCGGCTACCGCGAGCTCAACCGTGCGATGCCCGACTCGGGAACCTCGTTCACCTGGGGCGTGCGGGCGTTCGGTCCCTGGATCGGCTGGATGACGGGGTGGGGCCTCATCGCCGCCACCGTGATCGTGCTGTCGAATCTCGCCGGCATCGCGGTGGAGTTCCTCTTCCTGCTGATCTCGCAGTTGACCGGCAACCCCGACATCGCCGAGCTCGCGTTCAACCCCTTCATCAACGTCATCGTCTGCCTGCTGTTCATGCTCGGTGCGACGCTCATCTCCTACCGCGACATGCAGACCACCCAGAAGTTCCAGTACATCCTGGTGAGCTTCCAGGTCGTCGTGCTGCTGCTGTTCGCGGTCGTCGCGATCATCAAGGCGGTGTCGGGCGATGCGCCTGATCCGACGGCGTTCTCGTGGTCGTGGTTCAACCCGTTCGAGGTGCCGACGTTCAGCGCGTTCGCCGCGGGGTTGTCGCTGTCCATCTTCATCTTCTGGGGCTGGGACGTCGTCCTCACGATGAACGAGGAGACCAAGAACCCGGCCAAGACCCCCGGTCGCGCCGCGATGCTCACGGTCGTCATCGTGGTGTCGCTCTACCTCCTGCTGTCGATCGGCCTGATCATGTTCGCCGGCGTCGGCACGGGCGCGCTGGGACTGGCGAACGAGGACATCTCGGCGAACGTGTTCTTCGCCCTCTCCGACCCGATCCTCGGCCCGCTCGCGTTCCTCGTGTCGCTCGCGGTGCTGTCGAGCTCGGCCGCCTCGCTGCAGTCGACCGCCGTCGGCCCGGCGCGGACGCTGCTCGCCATGGGCCACTACGGCGCGCTGCCGAAGAAGTTCGCCCGGGTGAGCCCGCGGTTCTTCACGCCCGGCTACGCGACGGTGGTGTCGGCGATCGTGGCGTCGGTGTTCTACGCCGTCATGCGCGTGGTGAGCGAGAACGTCCTGACCGACACCATCCTGTCGCTCGGCATGATGATCTGCTTCTACTACGGCCTCACCGCGTTCGCGTGCGTCTGGTACTTCCGCAAGCAGTGGTTCGACTCGGTGCGCAGCTTCTTCTTCACCTTCCTCTTCCCGCTCGTCGGCGGCGCCATCCTCGCCGTTCTGTTCGTCACGACGCTCGTCGACTCGATGGACCCGGCGTACGGCAGCGGGTCGAGCATCTTCGGCCTCGGCCTGGTGTTCGTGCTCGGGGTCACCGTCATCCTCGTGGGTGTCGTGATCATGATCTGGCAGGCGATCAAGCGTCCGGCGTTCTTCCGCGGTGAGACACTCGGTATCGACGCCCCCGAAAGCCTTCGACGCGCCCGCAACTAG
- the secE gene encoding preprotein translocase subunit SecE: protein MVQDEPKGEVVPAEGTAAPREKKLNVFARIALFIRQVFAELRKVVTPTRQELLKYTAVVLGFVVVMMALVYGLDVLFVWITSYVFGVPSA from the coding sequence ATGGTTCAGGACGAGCCGAAGGGCGAAGTCGTTCCCGCTGAGGGAACGGCCGCACCCCGCGAGAAGAAGCTCAACGTCTTCGCTCGTATCGCCCTGTTCATTCGTCAGGTCTTCGCCGAGCTCCGTAAGGTCGTCACCCCGACGCGCCAGGAGCTGCTGAAGTACACGGCGGTGGTGCTCGGCTTCGTCGTCGTCATGATGGCGCTCGTCTACGGCCTGGACGTGCTGTTCGTGTGGATCACGTCGTACGTCTTCGGAGTGCCCAGCGCCTGA
- the lysE gene encoding L-lysine exporter yields MLAPVLAGLGLGFSLIIAIGAQNLFVLRQGLRREHVLAVAAICAISDAILIALGVSGVGFVLEAVPWLVDVVRWAGALFLVAYGVLAARRAWRPTGAALGADDTQQPVGAVSPQEGVVEPHRTTSGGVTHAGSGEFLLDPEVSASQVRSDIRSAPPAATRTRLIPALLTCLALTWLNPHVYLDTVFLLGTVANTHGDDRWLFTAGAMTASIVWFFGLAFGARLLGRWLSTPRAWRILDAVIAVVMIGLGVSLVLPH; encoded by the coding sequence GTGCTCGCTCCTGTTCTCGCCGGTCTCGGCCTCGGCTTCTCGCTCATCATCGCCATCGGCGCTCAGAACCTCTTCGTGCTGCGGCAGGGTCTGCGGCGAGAGCATGTGCTCGCGGTGGCGGCGATCTGCGCGATCTCGGATGCGATCCTCATCGCCCTCGGGGTCTCGGGCGTCGGCTTCGTGCTGGAGGCCGTGCCCTGGCTCGTCGACGTGGTCCGCTGGGCGGGCGCGCTGTTCCTCGTCGCGTACGGCGTGCTCGCGGCACGGCGCGCGTGGCGGCCGACGGGAGCGGCTCTCGGCGCCGATGACACCCAGCAGCCTGTCGGAGCAGTGAGTCCGCAGGAGGGCGTCGTCGAACCACACCGCACCACGTCGGGCGGAGTGACGCATGCCGGCTCCGGCGAGTTCCTCCTCGATCCCGAGGTCTCGGCCTCGCAGGTGCGCAGCGACATCCGCTCGGCGCCGCCGGCGGCGACCCGCACCCGTCTGATCCCCGCGCTCCTCACCTGCCTGGCGCTGACGTGGCTCAACCCGCACGTCTACCTCGACACCGTCTTCCTGCTCGGCACGGTCGCGAACACGCACGGCGACGACCGCTGGCTCTTCACCGCCGGCGCCATGACCGCGAGTATCGTCTGGTTCTTCGGCCTCGCGTTCGGCGCGCGTCTGCTCGGGCGCTGGCTGTCGACGCCGCGCGCCTGGCGGATCCTCGACGCGGTGATCGCGGTCGTCATGATCGGCCTCGGCGTCTCGCTCGTGCTCCCCCACTGA
- a CDS encoding DUF561 domain-containing protein — MVATLQDLFGIDAPIVLGPFGGLSSVELTAAVSEAGGLGSYGLYGYSADRISDTLAALHSATSRPFAVNLWLPTGDEVTPGEVDLAPAIEATAPLFDDLGLAHPSPPIEFLPDLDSQVTAVLDAAPAALSVVFGVPSERLVAAAHSRGIRVIGTATTVAEAVALDAAGVDAVVATGAEAGGHRVSFLRPAEQSLVGTFALVPQVVDAVGVPVIAAGGIADGRGVAAAFALGAAGVQVGSAFLRTRQSAATDAHRRAIEDAADTATVLTRAMSGRLARGIPNRAMRTIETSGVIAPFPAQNWLTGRFRAEAGRRGDGDLVSLWAGQAAGLATRDDAADVFAELAAGVPA, encoded by the coding sequence ATGGTCGCGACGCTCCAGGATCTGTTCGGCATCGATGCGCCGATCGTGCTCGGCCCCTTCGGCGGGCTGTCGTCGGTCGAGCTGACCGCAGCGGTCAGCGAGGCCGGTGGGCTCGGCTCGTACGGCCTGTACGGCTACTCGGCTGATCGCATCAGCGACACCCTCGCCGCGCTGCACTCCGCGACCTCGCGTCCGTTCGCCGTGAACCTCTGGCTGCCCACGGGCGACGAGGTCACACCGGGCGAGGTCGACCTCGCACCGGCGATCGAGGCGACGGCACCCCTCTTCGACGACCTGGGTCTCGCGCATCCGTCACCGCCGATCGAGTTCCTGCCTGATCTCGACTCCCAGGTGACGGCGGTGCTGGATGCCGCGCCCGCGGCGCTGAGCGTCGTCTTCGGCGTCCCCTCCGAGCGGCTGGTCGCAGCGGCGCACAGCCGCGGCATCCGCGTGATCGGGACAGCGACGACCGTGGCCGAGGCCGTCGCGCTCGACGCCGCCGGTGTGGACGCCGTCGTCGCGACCGGCGCCGAGGCGGGCGGGCACCGCGTGTCGTTCCTGCGTCCGGCCGAACAGTCGCTCGTCGGCACCTTCGCGCTCGTGCCGCAGGTGGTCGACGCCGTCGGGGTACCGGTGATCGCCGCGGGCGGCATCGCCGACGGGCGCGGAGTCGCGGCGGCGTTCGCCCTCGGCGCCGCGGGCGTCCAGGTGGGCTCCGCCTTCCTCCGCACGCGGCAGTCGGCCGCCACCGACGCGCACCGCCGTGCCATCGAGGATGCCGCCGACACCGCCACGGTGCTCACCCGTGCCATGAGCGGGCGGCTCGCGCGCGGCATCCCGAACCGCGCCATGCGCACGATCGAGACCTCGGGGGTCATCGCCCCGTTCCCTGCCCAGAACTGGCTGACCGGGCGGTTCCGGGCCGAGGCCGGTCGCCGCGGAGACGGCGACCTCGTCTCGCTGTGGGCGGGGCAGGCCGCGGGGCTGGCCACCCGCGACGATGCGGCCGACGTGTTCGCCGAGCTCGCGGCCGGCGTTCCCGCCTGA
- the rplK gene encoding 50S ribosomal protein L11, with amino-acid sequence MAPKKKVTGLIKLQINAGAANPAPPIGPALGQHGVNIMEFCKAYNAATESQRGNVIPVEITVYEDRSFTFILKTPPAAELIKKAAGVQRGSATPHTVKVAKLTKEQVRQIAETKQPDLNANDIEAASKIIAGTARSMGITVED; translated from the coding sequence ATGGCACCGAAGAAGAAGGTGACCGGCCTGATCAAGCTTCAGATCAACGCCGGTGCCGCCAACCCGGCGCCGCCGATCGGGCCCGCGCTCGGTCAGCACGGCGTCAACATCATGGAGTTCTGCAAGGCGTACAACGCCGCGACCGAGTCGCAGCGCGGCAACGTCATCCCCGTGGAGATCACCGTCTACGAGGACCGCAGCTTCACGTTCATCCTGAAGACCCCGCCGGCCGCTGAGCTCATCAAGAAGGCCGCGGGCGTCCAGCGCGGCTCGGCCACCCCTCACACGGTCAAGGTCGCCAAGCTGACCAAGGAGCAGGTGCGCCAGATCGCCGAGACGAAGCAGCCCGACCTGAACGCGAACGACATCGAGGCCGCCTCGAAGATCATCGCCGGCACCGCCCGTTCCATGGGCATCACGGTCGAGGACTGA
- the rplA gene encoding 50S ribosomal protein L1 — MATKSKAFRAAAAKIEADKFYSPTEAVALAKQTGSAKFDSTVEVALKLSVDPRKADQMVRGTVILPHGTGKTARVIVFATGPAAEAAIAAGADEVGGAELIERVAGGWTAFDAAVSTPELMGQVGRLGKVLGPRGLMPNPKTGTVTPNPAKAVEEIKGGKIEFRVDKHANVHFVVGKASFSEEQLDENLKVALEEIVRLKPSSSKGRYIQKGAVSTTFGPGIPLDVNAIV; from the coding sequence ATGGCTACCAAGTCCAAGGCCTTCCGGGCCGCTGCCGCCAAGATCGAGGCGGACAAGTTCTACAGCCCCACCGAAGCCGTCGCGCTCGCGAAGCAGACCGGCTCCGCCAAGTTCGACTCGACCGTCGAGGTCGCGCTGAAGCTCTCCGTCGACCCCCGCAAGGCCGACCAGATGGTGCGTGGCACCGTCATCCTCCCGCACGGCACCGGAAAGACCGCCCGCGTCATCGTGTTCGCGACGGGTCCGGCCGCTGAGGCCGCGATCGCCGCAGGTGCGGACGAGGTCGGCGGCGCCGAGCTCATCGAGCGCGTCGCCGGTGGCTGGACCGCGTTCGACGCGGCCGTCTCGACGCCCGAGCTCATGGGCCAGGTCGGTCGCCTGGGTAAGGTGCTGGGTCCCCGTGGCCTCATGCCGAACCCCAAGACCGGAACCGTGACCCCCAACCCGGCCAAGGCCGTCGAGGAGATCAAGGGCGGCAAGATCGAGTTCCGCGTCGACAAGCACGCCAACGTGCACTTCGTCGTCGGCAAGGCGTCCTTCTCGGAGGAGCAGCTCGACGAGAACCTGAAGGTCGCGCTCGAGGAGATCGTCCGCCTCAAGCCGTCCAGCTCGAAGGGTCGCTACATCCAGAAGGGCGCCGTGTCGACCACGTTCGGCCCCGGCATCCCGCTGGACGTCAACGCCATCGTCTGA